One Phaseolus vulgaris cultivar G19833 chromosome 2, P. vulgaris v2.0, whole genome shotgun sequence DNA window includes the following coding sequences:
- the LOC137809039 gene encoding uncharacterized protein, with protein sequence MDEGVSREELMNYVHQHGLFEGDYGVPSREDLLEWVCRVGYGLGFVIVIIRSDIANGKQGRKTYVLLGYEREGSYRKYKDGLEVSVTGTRKCECPFKWRGKPVGKGQGWVLKVICGTHNHDLYDTLVGHPYAGILKTNEHSMLVDMTKSMVKPGLSFSAGFAFLSSEKEKNFIWALQKFRGSLLTSHVGPEVIVCDKDLALMNVINIVFPKTRNLLCRVELAHWSLKRILQNSMGDLCSCWDAIKHVIILQHNEIKASFQMSLHVIGHTFNVQLYKMLVGSISKHALILIAEEFDRVNDVRFDSERCGCVLRQTHRLPCACQLARYAMGVIPLNEVHVMWTRLSFSGLSECDSSSRLSIQQEWAVILSRFDEVDICGKVTIKNKLREIAYPDMTTLCASLNMLKMMDICAIASLLGMSEESWPLIRMYLFKEISHWREEYATLLGGHQRVEDIKRSLLVDELSMASVEKWMTIPDMC encoded by the exons atggaTGAAGGTGTAAGTAGGgaagaattaatgaattatGTGCATCAACATGGATTGTTTGAAGGAGACTATG GTGTTCCTTCGCGAGAAGACTTACTTGAATGGGTCTGTAGGGTTGGTTATGGACTTGGTTTTGTTATTGTCATTATTAGGTCTGACATAGCAAATGGTAAGCAAGGGAGAAAGACATATGTCTTGTTAGGCTATGAAAGAGAGGGTAGTTACAGAAAGTACAAGGATGGTTTGGAGGTTAGTGTAACTGGTACTCGAAAATGTGAATGTCCCTTTAAATGGCGAGGTAAACCTGTTGGAAAGGGTCAAGGTTGGGTACTTAAGGTAATATGTGGTACTCATAATCATGATTTGTATGATACCTTAGTTGGTCATCCATATGCAGGCATATTAAAAACGAATGAACATTCAATGCTTGTTGATATGACTAAAAGCATGGTTAAGCCAG GTTTGTCCTTTTCTGCTGGTTTTGCATTCTTATCTagcgagaaagaaaagaacttcATATGGGCACTACAAAAATTTAGAGGGTCACTTTTGACATCGCATGTGGGACCTGAAGTCATTGTTTGTGATAAAGATCTTGCTTTGATGAATGTCATCAATATTGTGTTTCCTAAAACAAGAAATCTTCTTTGTCG GGTTGAATTAGCTCATTGGTCTTTGAAACGAATATTACAAAATAGCATGGGAGACCTATGCTCGTGTTGGGATGCTATCAAACATGTTATTATACTTCAACATAACGAGATCAAGGCATCATTTCAAATGAGTCTACATGTGATAGGACACACATTCAATGTGCAATTGTATAAAATGTTGGTTGGCTCTATATCTAAACATGCTTTGATTCTCATTGCTGAAGAGTTTGATCGGGTCAATGATGTGAGGTTTGATAGTGAACGATGTGGATGTGTACTTAGACAGACTCACAGATTACCATGTGCTTGTCAGTTAGCCAGGTATGCTATGGGTGTCATTCCTCTTAATGAAGTTCATGTTATGTGGACGAGACTGAGTTTTTCAGGTTTATCTGAATGTGATTCATCATCTCGGTTGTCAATTCAACAAGAATGGGCTGTGATTCTATCCCGGTTCGACGAGGTTGATATTTGTGGCAAAGTGACAATTAAAAACAAGTTGCGTGAAATTGCCTATCCGGACATGACAACATTATGTGCATCACTTAAT ATGTTAAAGATGATGGACATTTGTGCTATTGCCTCATTGTTGGGGATGAGTGAAGAGTCATGGCCACTCATCAGAATGTATTTATTCAAAGAAATATCTCATTGGCGTGAAGAATACGCAACATTGTTAGGTGGTCATCAACGAGTAGAAGATATCAAGAGGTCCTTACTAGTGGATGAGTTGTCAATG GCTAGTGTTGAAAAATGGATGACAATACCAGAtatgtgttga
- the LOC137810663 gene encoding large ribosomal subunit protein uL10-like — protein MAPKQTKAEKKISYDGKLCQLLDDYGQILVVNADNVGSKQLQNIRKGLRGDSVVLMGKNTMMKRSVRIHAEKTGNNVYLSLIPLLVGNVGLIFTKGDLKEVSEEVAKYKVGAPARVGLVAPIDVVVPPGNTGLDPSQTSFFQVLNIPTKINKGTVEIITPVELIRKGEKVGSSEAALLAKLGIRPFSYGLVVLSVYDNGSVFSPEVLDLTEDDLIEKFVSGVSIVTSLSLAISFPTLAAAPHMFVNAYKNVLSVAVETDYSYPEADKVKEYLKDPSKFAVAATVAPAAASGAPAAAAAKEEEKKEEPAEESDDDMGFSLFD, from the exons ATGGCACCGAAGCAAACCAAGGCGGAGAAGAAGATCAGTTATGATGGGAAGCTGTGCCAGCTTCTCGATGATTACGGTCAAATCCTCGTGGTCAACGCCGACAACGTTGGATCCAAACAGCTCCAGAACATTCGCAAGGGTCTCCGTGGAGACTCCGTCGTCCTTATGGGGAAGAACACCATGATGAAGCGCTCCGTCAGGATACATGCTGAGAAAACCGGCAACAATGTGTATCTCAGCCTCATCCCTCTCCTTGTC GGCAATGTGGGTTTGATTTTCACTAAGGGTGACTTGAAGGAGGTCAGTGAGGAGGTTGCTAAGTACAAG GTTGGAGCGCCTGCTCGTGTAGGTTTGGTTGCTCCAATTGATGTCGTTGTTCCTCCTGGCAACACTGGTCTCGATCCATCTCAGACTTCTTTCTTCCAg GTCCTTAACATTCCGACCAAGATTAACAAGGGTACTGTGGAAATCATTACCCCCGTGGAACTCATTAGGAAGGGAGAAAAGGTTGGATCTTCCGAAGCTGCATTGCTTGCCAAGCTTGGCATAAGGCCCTTCTCATATGGGCTTGTGGTCCTTTCTGTTTATGATAATGGCTCTGTATTTAGCCCTGAGGTCCTTGATCTTACTGAGGATGACCTCATTGAGAAGTTTGTTTCTGGTGTTTCAATTGTTACTTCTCTATCATTGGCTATCTCATTCCCAACCCTTGCAGCTGCACCACATATGTTTGTGAATGCCTACAAGAATGTTCTATCTGTTGCAGTTGAGACAGATTATTCTTACCCTGAGGCTGACAAGGTCAAGGAGTATCTCAAg GACCCAAGCAAGTTTGCCGTTGCTGCTACTGTGGCTCCTGCTGCTGCCTCTGGTGCTCCAGCTGCTGCAGCAGCCAAGGAAGAGGAAAAGAAGGAAGAGCCAGCTGAAGAATCTGATGATGACATGGGTTTCAGTCTGTTTGACTAA
- the LOC137810660 gene encoding disease resistance RPP13-like protein 4: MSIRTNPKKAVPLLLKRLRTVEPQENLEDLKSVLINIKDIFSLVKKNEEELLDTLSVVDGYIRKSNIDTLMKEKKDICTRIMDSAQKLLPGDAIQSSNTEATKSSSKSLRDLNIALPSSQLQDFEKYEVNYLNLGHLCHKRGFLSLLSFPKNAITSKRNIIAWWMGMGDIHGEEDGEDVFVELLHCNLIVPHRQGKCPHVNKFKVNPWVHNNILSQNHKNQPSGFYSRIISSHGNDPSYHSLILDQREAKLSDDELGFESNHWTSIFNVNTSYVKFGFQWMAKLKDLEVLHLGRWLQHSASHHIEVESEEFLKELTDHKYLKYLSLRGISRISEIPTCIFQLEGLETLDLKACHNLETLPNDIASLKKLKHLDLSECYLLGRMPKGIEKLTELRVLKGFVIDSSSKTPYKISDLENLKKLEKLSIHIGSEAVIQDGDFERLKDLSTLHYLKISWGVSTATHTDVKVILPSNLEKLHLEGFPGQNFPKWLKPGSLPFSLKELNISGGKLNNMEHGEIYDKLPWLNILRLKYLNHLNVNLKTLHMLFPSLWFVEIKHVLNYAHFEWGIEWGDSERS; this comes from the coding sequence ATGTCCATTCGAACAAATCCCAAGAAAGCAGTCCCTTTATTGTTGAAGCGTCTGAGGACAGTTGAACCACAGGAAAATTTGGAGGATTTGAAGTCTGTGTTGATTAACATTAAGGATATCTTTTCCTTGgtgaagaaaaatgaagaagaactcCTTGACACATTATCAGTAGTGGATGGCTATATTCGCAAGTCCAACATAGATACGTtgatgaaagagaagaaagacaTTTGCACGAGAATAATGGATTCTGCTCAAAAGTTACTCCCAGGTGATGCTATTCAAAGCAGTAATACAGAAGCTACAAAGTCATCAAGCAAATCATTACGAGATCTGAATATAGCACTCCCTTCAAGCCAACTTCAGGACTTTGAAAAGTATGAGGTAAATTATCTGAACCTTGGTCATCTTTGTCATAAACGTGGCTTCTTGTCTCTATTATCTTTCCCTAAAAATGCCATTACAAGTAAAAGGAATATTATAGCATGGTGGATGGGGATGGGTGACATCCATGGAGAGGAAGATGGTGAGGATGTGTTTGTTGAGCTTTTGCATTGCAATCTAATTGTACCACATCGTCAAGGAAAATGTCCCCATGTGaataaatttaaagttaatCCTTGGGTTCATAATAACATACTGTCACAAAATCATAAGAACCAACCTTCTGGATTTTATTCACGAATAATCTCATCTCATGGTAATGATCCTTCGTATCATAGTTTAATTCTTGACCAACGAGAAGCTAAACTAAGTGATGATGAACTTGGTTTTGAATCTAATCATTGGACATCCATTTTTAATGTCAATACAAGTTATGTTAAATTTGGATTCCAATGGATGGCCAAATTGAAGGATTTGGAGGTGCTTCATCTCGGTCGTTGGCTGCAACATTCTGCTTCACATCATATTGAAGTGGAGAGTGAAGAATTCTTAAAGGAGTTGACGGATCACAAGTACTTGAAGTATCTTAGCCTTCGGGGGATATCAAGAATATCTGAGATTCCAACCTGCATTTTTCAACTTGAGGGCCTAGAAACTCTAGATCTCAAAGCCTGTCACAATCTAGAAACCTTACCTAACGATATTGCATCATTGAAAAAGCTAAAACATTTGGATCTGTCTGAGTGTTACTTGTTAGGGCGAATGCCAAAGGGTATTGAGAAGTTGACTGAGCTTCGAGTGTTGAAGGGATTTGTAATAGATAGTTCTAGCAAGACTCCTTACAAAATATCAGatcttgaaaatttgaaaaaactaGAGAAACTCAGCATACATATTGGAAGTGAGGCTGTTATCCAAGATGGAGAttttgagaggttaaaagatttatcaaCTCTTCATTATCTCAAAATATCATGGGGTGTGTCTACTGCAACGCACACTGATGTCAAGGTAATTTTGCCTTCAAATTTGGAAAAGTTGCATCTTGAAGGTTTTCCTGGACAAAATTTTCCAAAGTGGTTGAAGCCTGGGAGTCTACCCTTCTCATTGAAAGAGCTAAATATATCGGGAGGGAAACTAAACAATATGGAACATGGAGAAATTTATGACAAGCTCCCCTGGTTGAACATCTTACGTCTCAAGTACTTAAACCATTTGAATGTTAACCTAAAAACTTTGCACATGTTGTTTCCTTCATTATGGTTTGTAGAAATAAAACATGTTCTAAACTATGCACACTTTGAATGGGGCATTGAATGGGGAGATTCTGAAAGGAGCTGA